In one Sphingomonas sp. AP4-R1 genomic region, the following are encoded:
- a CDS encoding S41 family peptidase — MFKGAALTVSLLVATPAMTAPLIGQDWASKARQDIASAHDIIRDNHPGPVDVSNPRFKNWLERGQSQALARAKAATTESDYWRALTFYINGFQDGHLTIRRNGSVAQVWPGFLTSTDASGSTRITVSTIPAAPIGARVIECDGVLATRLLDERVHPYFTNAGIAHERVLTASYLFVGDAGERPKLMKACTIETGIGAPRRILLDWKPIDKADLAQRLPEAQGRVEPPLAVREIDGVWFVSLPSFNWWGDQAAKMQAMVEEVKRQAGTLHSASQVVIDVRGNPGGNSQWASEIASALWSDNAVLAITNSFDQTVDWRASAQNAQLTRASAARSMAAGLTEDARGRNRVADQMDAARAKGQDLFTDAEPPTSRGLPSGYTSPFKGKVFFLTDMRCASACLDFADVVTRMPGVTHIGQPTSADTVYIDNVEIPLPSSDARLSYSLKVYRHRLRGSNQWYTPKVVWPGGQMTDVSVARWVATL; from the coding sequence TTGTTCAAAGGTGCCGCGCTGACCGTCTCGCTCCTTGTTGCGACCCCGGCAATGACCGCGCCACTCATAGGGCAGGATTGGGCTTCAAAGGCGCGCCAGGACATTGCATCTGCTCATGATATTATCCGGGACAATCATCCTGGACCAGTCGATGTGTCGAATCCGAGGTTTAAGAATTGGCTCGAAAGGGGCCAATCACAGGCGTTGGCACGAGCTAAGGCTGCAACCACCGAAAGCGATTACTGGCGGGCGCTGACCTTCTACATCAACGGATTTCAAGACGGACACCTCACAATCCGGCGCAATGGCAGCGTGGCCCAGGTTTGGCCCGGTTTCCTGACTTCCACGGATGCATCGGGCTCAACACGCATCACCGTCAGCACGATCCCGGCGGCCCCGATCGGCGCACGGGTCATAGAGTGCGACGGTGTGCTGGCCACGCGCCTGCTGGACGAGCGGGTCCATCCATACTTCACGAACGCTGGCATAGCGCATGAACGTGTGCTTACCGCTTCTTACCTGTTCGTTGGCGACGCGGGCGAGCGGCCGAAGCTGATGAAGGCTTGCACGATCGAGACGGGCATCGGTGCGCCGCGTCGTATTCTGCTGGACTGGAAACCCATCGACAAGGCCGACCTCGCACAACGGCTTCCTGAAGCGCAAGGAAGGGTGGAGCCGCCCTTGGCTGTGCGCGAGATCGACGGGGTGTGGTTCGTCTCCCTGCCATCCTTCAACTGGTGGGGCGATCAGGCGGCCAAGATGCAGGCGATGGTGGAGGAGGTGAAGCGGCAAGCTGGCACGCTTCATTCCGCTTCCCAAGTCGTCATCGACGTTCGAGGTAATCCGGGCGGAAACAGCCAGTGGGCCAGCGAGATCGCATCCGCCCTATGGAGTGATAACGCCGTCTTGGCGATCACCAATAGCTTCGATCAGACGGTCGATTGGAGGGCATCGGCCCAGAACGCCCAGCTCACTCGCGCATCTGCCGCTCGCTCAATGGCGGCGGGGCTGACCGAGGATGCAAGAGGCCGCAACCGTGTCGCCGACCAGATGGATGCAGCAAGGGCCAAAGGGCAAGACTTGTTCACCGACGCCGAACCACCAACGTCGCGCGGCCTTCCGTCAGGTTACACGTCGCCGTTCAAAGGCAAGGTGTTCTTCCTCACGGACATGCGATGTGCCAGCGCCTGTCTGGATTTTGCCGATGTTGTCACCCGTATGCCGGGGGTCACGCATATCGGCCAGCCGACCTCGGCCGATACCGTTTACATAGACAACGTCGAGATACCGCTTCCAAGCAGTGACGCCCGGCTAAGCTACTCACTTAAGGTCTACCGGCACAGGCTGCGGGGCAGCAATCAGTGGTACACCCCAAAGGTGGTTTGGCCGGGAGGGCAGATGACAGACGTCTCTGTGGCACGATGGGTTGCTACGCTCTGA
- a CDS encoding phosphotransferase enzyme family protein has product MDVVAAFPFDHPDEPVSLYDYAPVLRVRDRRGDWVLKRTGLIHSDGEAIGRWLTALHGLGVDVVAPAAHLHPNPRRLDDGKEWVVYPFVSGTGYHADESEIADAGRLLGQMHTADPPETNALAIYSEPVVRDAEWIEPHLVSAEDAIETAGADRHAFRQATLARLATAEPVMGLPLAGCSFDFKASNLVFSPKPTLVDPDHAARMPRLYDLAVALLLFHCDLSTAPGRLWKPAEWATFLQAYAGHVAFTDAELAAWPSILELAWLDQGVWLLGNWPEGWADAKDRAYLLDVAAFDPAVFPLTPPDQTLSG; this is encoded by the coding sequence ATGGATGTGGTCGCCGCCTTCCCGTTCGATCATCCGGACGAGCCCGTGTCGCTCTACGACTATGCGCCCGTGCTGCGTGTTCGTGATCGTCGCGGCGATTGGGTTCTGAAGCGAACGGGGCTCATCCATTCGGACGGCGAGGCGATCGGAAGATGGCTGACGGCGCTACATGGCTTGGGCGTCGATGTGGTGGCCCCGGCAGCGCACCTCCACCCCAATCCCCGCCGCCTTGATGACGGCAAGGAGTGGGTGGTCTATCCCTTCGTGTCGGGCACCGGCTACCATGCCGATGAAAGCGAGATTGCCGACGCCGGGCGCTTGCTCGGCCAAATGCACACGGCCGATCCGCCCGAGACGAATGCCTTGGCGATCTACAGTGAGCCGGTAGTGCGAGATGCGGAATGGATCGAGCCGCACCTTGTTTCGGCCGAAGATGCCATCGAGACCGCCGGTGCGGATCGGCACGCATTCCGGCAGGCGACGCTAGCACGCCTTGCCACGGCCGAACCCGTCATGGGCTTGCCGCTCGCCGGGTGCAGCTTCGACTTCAAGGCGTCGAACCTCGTTTTCAGCCCGAAGCCTACGCTGGTCGATCCGGACCATGCGGCACGGATGCCAAGGCTCTATGACCTCGCCGTCGCTCTGCTCCTGTTCCACTGCGACCTCTCCACCGCTCCCGGTCGATTATGGAAGCCGGCCGAATGGGCGACCTTCCTGCAGGCCTATGCTGGGCATGTCGCCTTCACCGACGCGGAGCTGGCGGCGTGGCCGTCGATCCTGGAACTGGCATGGCTCGATCAAGGCGTCTGGCTTTTGGGAAACTGGCCGGAGGGCTGGGCGGACGCGAAGGATCGCGCATACCTATTGGACGTAGCGGCATTCGACCCGGCGGTGTTCCCGCTAACGCCTCCCGATCAGACCTTGAGCGGTTAG
- a CDS encoding NUDIX domain-containing protein, translated as MSNQAARIIRIAAALIDDGAGRLLLVRKAGTAWFMQAGGKIEEGESPVSALCRELGEEIGLMLAEGDVRHLGCYSAPAANEPGHTVEAEIFHVRVRHDPATPSEIEEAVWVDEVAAAALPLAPLTRDHILPLSRTLSFSRPPFLVPERGWPKSYAKPRDRPD; from the coding sequence ATGAGCAACCAGGCTGCACGCATCATCCGCATAGCAGCCGCCTTGATTGACGATGGCGCAGGCCGCTTGCTGCTGGTCCGCAAAGCAGGAACCGCATGGTTCATGCAGGCCGGCGGCAAGATCGAGGAAGGTGAAAGCCCCGTCAGCGCACTTTGCCGTGAGCTTGGTGAGGAGATCGGGCTGATGTTGGCTGAGGGCGACGTGCGCCATCTTGGCTGCTACTCCGCGCCTGCTGCCAACGAGCCCGGCCATACCGTTGAGGCCGAAATCTTCCACGTGCGGGTGCGGCATGACCCCGCTACGCCGTCGGAGATTGAGGAGGCGGTCTGGGTCGATGAGGTCGCAGCGGCAGCTTTGCCATTGGCGCCTTTGACCCGCGACCATATCTTGCCTCTGTCCCGCACGCTCTCATTTAGTCGCCCCCCGTTTTTGGTTCCGGAGAGAGGATGGCCAAAATCGTACGCTAAGCCCCGCGACCGTCCCGATTAA
- a CDS encoding IS630 family transposase has product MRTGVSFTVSAADRGRLEAVVADRNAPQKHVWRCRIVLGTADGLGTNAIMREAGVAKTAVWRWQERFMAEGVEGLLRDKTRPSRIPPLGADVSERVVRLALEDPPDETTHWTADAMARAAGISASAVRRIWKAHGLEPHRCRQFKLSTDPRFVEKLRDVVGLYVDPPAHALVFSADEKSQIQALDRTQPGLPMKKGRAGTMTHDYKRNGTTTLFAALNFLDGTVIGRNMQRHRHQEFIRFLNTIEASVPAGKQVHLILDNYAAHKHPKVRAWLDRHQRFTFHFTPTSCSWLNAVEGFFARLTRRRLKRGAFHSLVDLQAAINRFVAENNETDPKPFRWTADPDRIIAAVRRGHQALDSIH; this is encoded by the coding sequence ATGCGCACGGGAGTATCGTTCACCGTCTCAGCCGCTGACCGAGGCCGCCTGGAGGCGGTGGTGGCGGATCGGAATGCACCGCAGAAGCACGTGTGGCGTTGCCGGATCGTGCTGGGCACCGCCGATGGGCTTGGTACCAATGCGATCATGCGGGAAGCGGGAGTTGCGAAGACGGCGGTGTGGCGCTGGCAAGAGCGCTTCATGGCCGAGGGCGTCGAGGGCCTGCTCCGCGACAAGACCCGGCCATCGCGTATCCCGCCGCTCGGGGCGGATGTGTCGGAGCGCGTGGTGCGCCTCGCGCTCGAAGACCCGCCGGACGAGACGACGCACTGGACGGCAGATGCGATGGCGCGCGCGGCCGGGATCAGCGCCAGCGCGGTGCGCCGCATCTGGAAGGCGCACGGGCTCGAGCCGCATCGGTGCCGGCAGTTCAAGCTGTCAACCGATCCCAGGTTTGTCGAAAAGCTCCGGGACGTGGTCGGGCTCTACGTTGACCCGCCCGCACATGCGCTCGTCTTCTCGGCCGATGAGAAGAGCCAGATCCAGGCGCTCGACCGCACCCAGCCTGGCCTGCCGATGAAGAAGGGCCGCGCGGGCACCATGACCCACGACTATAAGCGCAACGGCACGACGACGCTGTTCGCCGCGCTCAACTTCCTCGACGGCACCGTGATCGGTCGCAATATGCAGCGCCACCGCCACCAGGAGTTCATCCGCTTCCTGAACACCATCGAGGCGTCCGTGCCTGCGGGCAAGCAGGTCCACCTGATCCTCGACAACTATGCGGCGCACAAACACCCCAAGGTCCGCGCATGGCTCGACCGCCACCAGCGCTTCACCTTCCACTTCACCCCAACATCCTGCTCGTGGCTCAACGCCGTCGAGGGGTTCTTCGCCAGGCTCACCCGGCGTCGCCTGAAACGCGGCGCGTTCCACTCGCTCGTCGACCTCCAGGCCGCCATCAACCGCTTCGTCGCCGAGAACAACGAAACCGACCCAAAGCCCTTCCGCTGGACCGCCGACCCCGACCGCATAATCGCCGCCGTCAGGCGCGGGCACCAAGCGTTAGATTCGATCCACTAG
- a CDS encoding lipopolysaccharide assembly protein LapB yields MSLVLLLAAMQGVPVQIVVSGKRLDQAYTDCASGSCEPLKDAQISIAWAEKLFRNGDYRGAKRALGKAVSRNRRFAKVAPRPVAAIYEAYATVALQEGDTDVYRRAVAGQVQTLRDNLPDSDPAVLDTMLAIGDMWMKLGNAVNAERSYRSAEQRALSQEQPMISMMAAIRRIWLASLRGQTTQANEMVDRLAARAGPENIEIRRILPILKLRLALGHASDTEIDRLVKSVQQSGDSPQPMLVWAPAYEASPGAEARDTALKFGLVDPVAPASSDFGGLRWADIGFWIRPNGRTDAIDVIRGSAGLGWTKSIVTQISRRRYAPSTGGKMMQGAYRIERFTLRGAYGVPPGSFIRRRIGPPSLEVLDLTSPASQQPQR; encoded by the coding sequence ATGAGTTTGGTCTTGCTGCTCGCGGCCATGCAGGGAGTGCCTGTCCAGATAGTCGTTTCGGGAAAGCGATTGGATCAAGCATACACCGACTGCGCTTCTGGTAGCTGCGAGCCGCTCAAAGACGCTCAGATTTCGATCGCTTGGGCTGAAAAGCTGTTCCGAAACGGAGATTACCGAGGAGCAAAGCGAGCTTTAGGGAAAGCTGTCAGTCGAAATCGCCGCTTTGCTAAAGTAGCACCTCGGCCCGTTGCTGCCATATATGAAGCCTATGCAACCGTTGCGCTGCAGGAGGGCGACACAGACGTTTATCGACGGGCCGTGGCCGGTCAGGTTCAGACCCTTCGCGATAACCTTCCCGATTCAGATCCCGCCGTACTGGACACCATGCTTGCGATTGGCGACATGTGGATGAAACTCGGCAACGCGGTTAACGCCGAACGCTCGTATCGTTCGGCAGAGCAGCGCGCGCTCTCTCAAGAACAGCCCATGATTTCTATGATGGCGGCAATCCGGCGAATTTGGCTGGCAAGCTTACGCGGGCAAACAACTCAAGCCAATGAGATGGTTGATCGACTTGCGGCACGCGCTGGCCCTGAAAATATCGAAATCCGTCGGATATTGCCGATTCTCAAGCTGCGCCTCGCGCTTGGCCACGCCAGCGACACAGAGATTGATCGCCTAGTGAAGAGCGTTCAGCAAAGCGGTGATTCACCGCAGCCGATGCTGGTTTGGGCACCTGCGTATGAGGCATCTCCAGGCGCCGAAGCGAGAGACACTGCGCTCAAATTTGGCTTGGTCGATCCCGTCGCTCCGGCGTCTAGCGATTTTGGTGGATTAAGGTGGGCAGACATCGGGTTTTGGATAAGGCCTAACGGACGTACCGACGCGATTGATGTTATCAGAGGCTCGGCGGGTCTAGGTTGGACAAAATCGATAGTAACTCAGATTTCGCGCCGTCGTTATGCACCGTCAACCGGCGGAAAAATGATGCAGGGCGCCTATCGTATTGAGCGGTTCACGCTGCGGGGAGCCTACGGCGTTCCGCCGGGCAGCTTTATACGCCGCCGAATAGGGCCGCCAAGTCTCGAGGTTCTCGATTTGACATCGCCCGCATCACAACAACCGCAGCGTTGA